One window of the Rhipicephalus microplus isolate Deutch F79 chromosome 2, USDA_Rmic, whole genome shotgun sequence genome contains the following:
- the LOC119170586 gene encoding thromboxane-A synthase → MDLAHALWQLVAATIILLLVHWYMKRKQLFNYFKELGIPGPEPSIITGNMTELREKTPTVAYREWIEKYGKVVGYFNGSRPVLLVADLDLLKMIQVKDFQDFIDRSLLFQSKRPPSPHNKSLIQLTGKRWKEVRSVLTPSFTTNKLKMMAPGMICTIQELMDKIDEHARSSEEFEIGDLFQAMTLDVICRSAMGIEYSIQKNPNHSLLASCRLLFSGTFSWISVLLASFPELEFILKYPLHWMLASTNNGVHPFDEVQEKCGNIVKQRQINNAVPQKDLLQLMIEAKTSNVDVASVTSDQLTAADDNEHELKQSALASAKSLTYSSKTILDDDDITQNAFLVLVGGYETTSNTLTLVSHMLINYPDVQEKVRQELFTALGPDEEISYNTIQKLTYLNCVIQETMRLYPPIFSFVTREAVVDKQYGKLKIPAGTAVMAATEYIHRDPSSWEKPNAFDPDRFLAERRKGQNPLAFQPFGAGPRNCIGMRFAQMELRFTLAHILRRYRLVATPNSDKEPAEIDMNPFVLRIKRGVHVRAVPLWERVQQLPSGPAV, encoded by the exons ATGGACCTGGCACATGCCCTGTGGCAGCTTGTTGCTGCTACCATCATACTTCTCTTGGTCCACTGGTACAT GAAAAGAAAGCAGCTGTTCAACTACTTCAAGGAGCTCGGCATTCCGGGACCAGAGCCGAGCATCATCACGGGCAACATGACCGAACTTCGTGAGAAG ACACCTACCGTCGCCTACAGGGAGTGGATAGAGAAGTACGGAAAAGTAGTTGG GTACTTCAACGGCTCCCGTCCTGTATTGCTCGTCGCTGACCTCGATTTGCTGAAGATGATTCAAGTCAAGGACTTCCAAGATTTTATTGACCGAAGT CTTCTGTTTCAAAGCAAGCGTCCGCCAAGTCCCCACAACAAGTCCCTAATCCAACTTACGGGAAAACGCTGGAAGGAAGTTCGCAGTGTGCTGACGCCCTCATTTACAACCAATAAGCTCAAGATG ATGGCTCCTGGCATGATATGCACCATACAGGAGCTTATGGACAAGATCGACGAGCACGCGCGCTCCAGCGAGGAGTTCGAGATCGGCGACTTGTTCCAGGCGATGACGCTGGACGTGATCTGCCGCAGCGCCATGGGCATCGAGTACAGCATACAGAAGAACCCTAACCACAGCCTGCTGGCCAGCTGCCGACTGCTCTTCAGCGGAACCTTCTCATGGATCTCCGTTCTTCTCG CCTCTTTTCCCGAACTCGAGTTCATCCTGAAGTACCCCCTTCACTGGATGCTCGCCAGCACAAACAACGGCGTGCACCCTTTCGACGAAGTGCAGGAGAAGTGCGGAAACATCGTCAAGCAGCGCCAGATCAACAACGCG GTCCCGCAAAAGGACCTGCTGCAGCTGATGATCGAGGCCAAGACTTCGAACGTGGACGTCGCTAGCGTCACTTCAGACCAACTGACAGCCGCCGACGACAACGAACACGAACTCAAGCAGAGTGCAC TGGCCTCGGCAAAAAGCCTCACATACTCCAGCAAGACTATCCTGGACGATGACGACATCACGCAGAACGCCTTCCTTGTCCTCGTAGGAGG ATACGAGACGACGAGCAATACACTCACGCTCGTCTCTCACATGTTGATCAACTACCCTGACGTGCAAGAGAAGGTTCGACAAGAACTGTTCACCGCATTGGGACCGGAC GAGGAGATCAGCTACAACACGATCCAGAAGCTGACGTACCTCAACTGCGTCATCCAGGAAACCATGCGCCTCTACCCGCCCATATTTTC CTTCGTGACACGGGAGGCCGTGGTGGACAAGCAGTACGGCAAGCTGAAGATTCCCGCAGGGACTGCTGTGATGGCCGCCACGGAGTACATCCACCGGGACCCCAGCAGCTGGGAGAAGCCGAACGCGTTCGACCCGGACAG GTTCCTTGCCGAACGTCGCAAGGGCCAGAACCCGCTGGCCTTCCAGCCGTTCGGCGCGGGACCGCGCAACTGCATCGGCATGCGGTTTGCGCAGATGGAGCTGCGCTTCACGCTCGCCCACATCCTGCGCAGATACCGACTCGTGGCCACGCCCAACAGCGACAAG GAACCTGCGGAGATAGACATGAATCCCTTCGTGCTGCGGATCAAGAGAGGAGTGCACGTGAGGGCGGTTCCCCTCTGGGAACGCGTGCAACAGCTGCCGTCCGGCCCCGCCGTGTAA